In one window of Lacticaseibacillus casei DSM 20011 = JCM 1134 = ATCC 393 DNA:
- the ffh gene encoding signal recognition particle protein, whose translation MAFEGLSERLQKAFSGLRRKGKVSESDVREAMREIRLALLEADVNFDVVKTFIKNVRTKAVGTEVLESLTPAQQIIKIVNGELVKTMGEAAVPLNKAPHIPTVIMMAGLQGAGKTTTVGKLAKYLMDNEKARPLLIAADVYRPAAIDQLQTIGKQLNVPVFEMGTDTDPAEIVRQGLATAKENKNDYVLIDTAGRLQIDEKLMNELKNIKALAHPNDILLVVDAMTGQAAVDVAKGFNEQLDITGVVLTKLDGDTRGGAALSIRAVTGKPIKFIGQGEKMDALDVFYPDRMANRILGMGDMLTLIDKAQKNYDEKQAQEVAEKIRENSFDFNDFLDQMDQISKMGPLEDIMKMIPGMANNKALANVKMDPKDIAHMKAIVYSMTPQERENPDLLNPSRRRRIAGGSGRPVVEVNRMIKQFNQSKQMMNQMSKGNMKGLDGLMGGGVSGKLGKMAMNSMVRKQKRNKKKRLKKAKRFHS comes from the coding sequence ATGGCATTTGAAGGATTATCGGAACGGTTACAGAAAGCCTTTAGCGGATTACGGCGTAAAGGCAAGGTCAGTGAAAGCGACGTTCGCGAGGCCATGCGGGAAATTCGGCTGGCGTTGCTGGAAGCCGATGTCAATTTTGATGTGGTTAAGACGTTCATCAAAAACGTCCGCACTAAAGCAGTTGGTACAGAAGTACTCGAAAGCCTGACCCCCGCCCAACAAATCATTAAGATTGTCAACGGCGAGTTAGTCAAAACCATGGGCGAGGCCGCGGTGCCGCTGAACAAGGCGCCGCATATTCCAACCGTTATTATGATGGCTGGGTTGCAAGGGGCCGGGAAAACTACAACGGTCGGCAAGCTGGCCAAGTATTTGATGGACAACGAGAAGGCGCGGCCTTTGCTGATCGCGGCCGACGTTTATCGACCGGCAGCGATTGATCAGCTGCAAACCATCGGCAAGCAACTAAATGTGCCGGTGTTCGAGATGGGCACCGATACCGATCCGGCTGAAATTGTGCGGCAAGGCTTGGCCACCGCCAAAGAAAACAAGAACGATTACGTGCTCATTGATACGGCTGGCCGATTGCAAATTGATGAAAAGCTCATGAACGAGCTTAAGAACATCAAAGCACTTGCGCATCCGAATGACATTTTGCTGGTCGTGGATGCCATGACCGGTCAAGCGGCGGTTGATGTTGCCAAAGGCTTCAATGAACAGCTGGATATTACCGGAGTTGTTTTGACGAAGTTGGATGGTGATACCCGTGGCGGGGCAGCACTGTCAATTCGCGCGGTCACTGGCAAGCCGATCAAGTTCATCGGGCAAGGCGAAAAGATGGACGCCTTGGATGTCTTTTATCCGGACCGGATGGCCAATCGGATTCTTGGCATGGGTGACATGCTGACGCTGATTGACAAAGCCCAAAAGAACTATGATGAAAAGCAAGCTCAGGAAGTCGCTGAGAAGATCCGTGAGAATTCGTTTGATTTTAACGATTTCCTCGATCAGATGGATCAAATTAGCAAAATGGGGCCGCTTGAGGACATCATGAAGATGATTCCCGGGATGGCGAATAATAAGGCGCTGGCAAATGTCAAAATGGATCCTAAGGACATTGCCCACATGAAGGCTATTGTTTATTCGATGACCCCGCAGGAACGGGAAAATCCGGATTTGCTGAATCCGAGTCGGCGGCGGCGGATTGCCGGTGGTTCCGGCCGGCCGGTTGTTGAAGTCAATCGAATGATCAAGCAGTTCAACCAAAGTAAACAAATGATGAACCAGATGAGCAAAGGCAATATGAAGGGTCTTGACGGGCTCATGGGTGGCGGTGTTTCCGGTAAGCTAGGAAAAATGGCGATGAACTCCATGGTCCGCAAGCAAAAACGCAACAAGAAGAAGCGGCTTAAAAAGGCCAAGCGATTCCATTCATAA
- a CDS encoding putative DNA-binding protein, translating to MEIEKNYRMNSLFEFYGPLLTDKQHAYLALYYGDDYSLGEIATEFNVSRQAVYDNIRRTEASLEEYEKKLHLFANYQAQNEAVDALVGYVRAHYPDDKALSTLLERVADQTAK from the coding sequence ATGGAAATCGAAAAAAATTATCGCATGAACTCATTGTTTGAGTTTTATGGCCCGTTATTAACGGATAAACAACATGCGTATTTGGCTTTGTATTACGGTGATGATTATTCGCTGGGTGAAATTGCGACTGAATTTAACGTGTCGCGCCAGGCGGTTTACGACAATATTCGGCGAACCGAAGCTAGCTTGGAAGAATATGAAAAGAAGCTGCATCTTTTTGCCAACTACCAAGCGCAAAATGAGGCAGTGGATGCGCTGGTGGGCTATGTCCGCGCCCATTACCCGGACGACAAGGCTTTGAGCACATTATTAGAACGAGTCGCGGATCAAACCGCGAAATAG
- the ftsY gene encoding signal recognition particle-docking protein FtsY encodes MGLFDAIKKAFTGEEPETPEENKYDEGLEKSRSSFGEKLNALFANFRTVDEDFFDDLEEMLIESDVGFETAVRLSDELREEVKLKNAKDPKAVSRVIVEKLVDMYGEAGKGEDNQIHFAEEGPTVFLFVGVNGAGKTTTVGKLAHQLKEEGKRVLLVAADTFRAGAIQQLQEWGRRVDVPVVATKEGGDPAAVVFDGVKRAKEKGYDVVLVDTAGRLQNKVNLMNELNKIKRVIVRELPDAPQEVLLVLDATTGQNALNQAKEFNQTTQITGIVLTKLDGSGKGGIVLAIRNELHVPVKLVGLGEKMDDLQAFDPTKFVTGLFKGLIEVKA; translated from the coding sequence ATGGGACTTTTTGATGCGATTAAAAAGGCATTCACCGGGGAAGAGCCGGAAACGCCTGAAGAAAATAAATATGACGAAGGTCTTGAGAAAAGCCGCAGTAGTTTTGGCGAAAAGCTTAATGCGTTATTTGCCAATTTTCGGACGGTGGATGAAGACTTTTTCGATGACCTTGAAGAGATGCTTATCGAATCAGATGTCGGTTTTGAAACAGCGGTTCGGTTGAGCGATGAATTGCGCGAAGAAGTTAAGCTTAAAAATGCAAAGGATCCCAAGGCCGTTTCGCGAGTTATCGTTGAGAAGCTGGTAGATATGTATGGTGAGGCCGGTAAAGGTGAAGATAACCAGATCCACTTTGCCGAAGAAGGGCCAACTGTCTTTCTGTTTGTGGGTGTTAATGGCGCCGGCAAGACGACCACTGTTGGCAAGCTAGCGCATCAGCTCAAAGAAGAAGGCAAGCGCGTCTTGCTAGTGGCAGCCGATACCTTTCGAGCGGGCGCTATTCAGCAATTGCAAGAATGGGGCCGCCGCGTTGATGTGCCGGTGGTGGCCACGAAAGAAGGCGGCGATCCCGCAGCCGTTGTTTTTGATGGTGTTAAGCGGGCAAAAGAAAAAGGCTATGATGTGGTGTTGGTCGACACCGCTGGCCGCTTGCAAAACAAAGTCAACCTGATGAATGAGTTGAACAAGATTAAACGCGTGATCGTCCGCGAATTGCCGGATGCGCCACAAGAAGTCTTGTTAGTGCTGGATGCCACGACCGGCCAGAATGCGCTGAATCAGGCGAAAGAGTTTAACCAGACGACCCAAATTACCGGCATTGTGTTAACCAAGCTAGACGGCTCTGGCAAAGGCGGCATTGTCTTGGCAATCCGCAATGAGCTGCATGTACCGGTCAAGTTAGTGGGGCTGGGCGAAAAAATGGATGACTTGCAGGCATTTGATCCAACAAAGTTCGTGACCGGCCTGTTTAAGGGCTTGATTGAAGTAAAAGCCTAA
- the smc gene encoding chromosome segregation protein SMC: MELKRLIINGFKSFADKTEIDFVSGLTGIVGPNGSGKSNITEAIRWALGEQSAKSLRGERMGDVIFAGTDSRPALNRAAVTMTFDNSDGYLKNQPAEVSVTRRLYRDGTSEFLLNNQDVRLKDIVDLFMDSGLGRESFSFISQGRVEAIFNSKPEERRGIIEEAAGVYKYKQQKTKAERELASNDDNLARINDIIVELKHQVEPLREQASLAKDYQQQTADYKKIHQTLLALEIEQLAAEQEKTQGEAKVTKATIAALTAKVKDLENQSEQLSAVDHQHEERLNQLNDQVLSRSMKLENLSGEANLSSERSANAAAALADLKDRLTHAQQALAEANQRLADLTKQLDASQKKQQDLKEQLAQQKQASQDPAALNRQLESVQNHYIDLLKTQADNKNAQAALQKDQQLAASQNAAHDRRIYELSKQAQDQEAKVNTLLSQQQKLQAKAETQQTAVEEAKTKLNQLQQNRSAQQQTYQDEMATYQRARARYETLSELNEDYAGFYNGVRVVLKHKATLPGVIGAVAELLEVPTAYQQAFDLALGSNLQAIVTRDEAAAQRAISLLKQQRAGRATFLPAAVMRPRELPSAVLQLVKGADGFLGTGLQLAQYPADLKSVMANLLGSVLIVDTLPHAITIANTTHHRYRIVTTAGDILNPGGSLTGGQVKQGRQASPLARNQEARHLKTQLQELVEDLKKKQTALTELTKQENTAQTAWQDAQAQSQALAADLTAITSQHTAQAETLRQARRQLAAAQQANTAQADLSAKMTELHQAGKKIARDIEEAQAEIEQLKAAAAAAADSRSKQAAAENALKTKLAVVTNDLQTLHDQHQQWQTQARDANEQITELQQRIEHITATAKETAAEKASRTATIAKLQEELKQLKAEQTKVTQTKAANRGKLSEISARITTTYEQQHQAMATSEQQAVALNRVKLGLDARLNTLAEDYQLTYEAAKAAVAPDHAPIPELKSKLKLLKRGIDELGPVNLNAIEQFKEVNQRYEFLTKQQDDLLAAKQQLEETMHELDETVKTRFKNMFDQTNSAFEAIFPQMFGGGHAHLSLTDPDDLLATGIEISAQPPGKKLTRLSLLSGGERALTAIVLLFAILKVRPVPFSILDEVEASLDDVNVNRFGEFLRHYASATQFIVITHRHGTMVAANVLYGVTMQESGVSRIMAVSLDQSQKEATS; encoded by the coding sequence ATGGAATTAAAGCGTTTGATCATTAATGGCTTCAAATCATTTGCAGATAAAACCGAAATTGATTTTGTATCCGGTCTGACTGGGATTGTTGGGCCAAATGGTAGTGGAAAAAGTAACATCACCGAGGCGATTCGCTGGGCATTAGGCGAGCAAAGTGCCAAAAGCCTGCGCGGCGAGCGAATGGGTGATGTTATCTTTGCAGGTACGGACAGCCGACCTGCTTTGAATCGTGCGGCGGTTACCATGACCTTCGACAACAGCGATGGTTATCTCAAAAATCAGCCAGCCGAAGTTTCGGTGACGCGCCGATTGTATCGCGATGGCACCTCGGAATTTCTGCTCAATAATCAAGATGTTCGATTGAAGGACATTGTCGATCTGTTCATGGATTCCGGCTTGGGGCGTGAGAGTTTTTCGTTTATCTCGCAAGGCCGGGTTGAAGCGATTTTTAATAGCAAACCAGAAGAACGCCGGGGCATCATCGAAGAAGCCGCTGGCGTTTATAAATATAAGCAACAGAAAACCAAAGCTGAGCGCGAATTAGCCAGCAATGACGATAATCTGGCGCGAATTAATGACATTATTGTCGAGTTGAAGCATCAGGTTGAACCACTGCGAGAGCAAGCCTCACTGGCCAAGGACTATCAGCAGCAAACTGCTGACTATAAGAAGATTCACCAAACACTTTTGGCGCTGGAAATCGAACAGCTAGCGGCGGAGCAGGAGAAGACCCAAGGTGAAGCCAAAGTGACCAAGGCGACCATTGCGGCGCTGACGGCAAAGGTTAAGGATCTGGAAAATCAGTCCGAACAGTTGAGTGCGGTGGATCATCAGCATGAAGAACGGCTGAACCAGCTGAATGACCAGGTCTTGAGTCGCTCGATGAAGCTGGAAAATCTAAGCGGTGAAGCGAACCTCTCTAGCGAACGCTCGGCCAACGCGGCGGCAGCCTTGGCTGATTTAAAAGATCGGTTGACCCACGCTCAGCAGGCGCTAGCAGAGGCAAATCAGCGACTGGCCGACTTAACCAAGCAGCTTGATGCCTCCCAGAAAAAACAGCAAGACCTCAAGGAACAGCTGGCCCAACAAAAGCAAGCCAGCCAAGACCCGGCTGCTTTGAATCGTCAGTTGGAGTCTGTCCAGAATCACTATATTGATCTGTTGAAAACCCAAGCGGACAATAAAAATGCTCAGGCTGCCTTACAAAAAGACCAGCAACTTGCGGCGAGTCAAAACGCGGCTCATGATCGGCGCATCTATGAGCTGAGCAAGCAGGCGCAGGATCAGGAGGCCAAGGTCAATACGCTGTTAAGCCAGCAGCAAAAGTTACAGGCCAAAGCAGAAACGCAACAAACTGCCGTTGAAGAAGCTAAAACCAAGTTGAATCAGCTGCAACAAAACCGCAGTGCCCAGCAGCAAACTTATCAAGACGAAATGGCGACTTATCAACGCGCACGCGCACGGTATGAGACGCTATCTGAATTGAATGAAGACTATGCGGGCTTTTATAACGGCGTTCGGGTTGTGCTGAAGCATAAAGCAACCTTGCCAGGGGTGATTGGTGCGGTGGCTGAATTGTTGGAAGTACCGACCGCTTACCAGCAAGCGTTTGATTTGGCCTTAGGTAGCAATCTACAGGCCATTGTCACCCGCGACGAAGCAGCGGCCCAACGCGCCATCAGCCTGTTAAAGCAACAGCGGGCTGGGCGGGCGACTTTTCTACCTGCTGCTGTGATGCGGCCACGTGAGCTGCCAAGTGCGGTTTTGCAACTTGTCAAAGGCGCAGACGGCTTTTTAGGTACAGGGCTGCAGCTTGCCCAATATCCGGCTGATCTAAAGTCCGTGATGGCTAATCTGCTAGGCAGTGTCTTGATTGTCGACACCCTGCCTCACGCGATTACCATTGCCAACACCACTCATCACCGTTATCGTATTGTAACGACGGCTGGGGATATTTTGAATCCAGGTGGCTCACTGACAGGCGGCCAGGTCAAGCAAGGCCGGCAAGCTTCACCGCTGGCACGCAATCAGGAAGCCCGCCATCTTAAAACCCAACTGCAGGAATTAGTCGAAGATCTCAAAAAGAAGCAAACCGCCTTGACCGAACTGACCAAGCAGGAGAACACCGCCCAAACTGCATGGCAAGACGCTCAGGCGCAGTCTCAGGCGTTAGCAGCCGATCTAACGGCCATTACCAGTCAGCACACTGCGCAGGCAGAGACGCTACGGCAGGCGCGGCGACAGTTGGCTGCCGCACAACAGGCTAATACGGCTCAGGCTGATTTGAGTGCTAAAATGACCGAGCTTCATCAAGCTGGCAAAAAAATTGCTCGTGACATCGAAGAGGCTCAGGCAGAAATTGAACAACTGAAAGCTGCCGCTGCCGCTGCGGCCGATTCCCGGTCGAAGCAAGCAGCAGCCGAAAATGCGTTGAAGACGAAGCTGGCCGTGGTGACCAATGACTTGCAGACGCTGCATGATCAGCATCAGCAATGGCAAACGCAGGCCAGGGATGCAAATGAACAAATTACTGAACTCCAGCAACGCATTGAGCACATTACGGCCACGGCTAAGGAAACGGCGGCTGAAAAAGCCAGTCGTACAGCTACGATTGCCAAGTTACAAGAGGAACTGAAGCAGCTGAAGGCCGAGCAAACCAAAGTGACTCAAACCAAGGCGGCCAATCGTGGCAAGTTAAGCGAGATTTCTGCCAGAATTACAACGACCTATGAACAACAGCATCAGGCGATGGCGACCTCCGAACAACAGGCGGTGGCCCTTAACCGGGTGAAGTTGGGCCTGGATGCTCGTCTGAACACGTTAGCCGAGGATTATCAGCTCACTTACGAAGCGGCCAAAGCTGCCGTGGCGCCGGATCACGCGCCGATTCCCGAATTAAAGAGCAAGTTAAAGCTCTTGAAACGCGGGATCGATGAACTAGGGCCGGTTAATCTGAATGCAATTGAACAGTTCAAAGAGGTGAATCAGCGTTACGAATTTCTCACCAAGCAGCAAGACGATCTTTTGGCCGCTAAACAGCAGCTTGAAGAGACGATGCACGAATTGGATGAAACCGTCAAAACACGATTCAAAAATATGTTTGACCAGACGAATAGTGCGTTTGAAGCGATTTTCCCGCAAATGTTTGGCGGTGGGCATGCCCATCTCAGCTTGACTGATCCAGATGATCTGTTGGCAACCGGGATCGAGATTTCCGCACAACCGCCTGGCAAGAAGCTGACGCGACTGTCATTGCTGTCAGGTGGCGAACGGGCGTTAACCGCGATTGTGTTGCTTTTCGCGATTCTAAAAGTCCGTCCGGTACCATTTTCGATTTTGGATGAAGTTGAGGCGTCACTGGATGATGTCAACGTTAACCGGTTTGGCGAGTTCTTACGCCATTATGCCAGCGCGACCCAATTTATCGTGATCACGCACCGTCACGGCACGATGGTTGCGGCCAATGTCTTGTACGGCGTGACCATGCAGGAATCCGGAGTGAGTCGGATTATGGCAGTCAGTCTGGATCAATCACAGAAAGAGGCGACAAGTTAA
- the rnc gene encoding ribonuclease III, translating to MVASEFVSELRQRYGIEFHDLSLLDEAFTHSSYVNEHKELGLKDNERLEFLGDAVLELTVSDYLYRKFPDKPEGDLTRIRAAAVQTAAFSAFSKEAHFDRYIKLGKGEEKAGARKRLTLLEDLFEAFNGALYLDQGRKANIKFAEQIIFPKIDAGEFSANQDHKTALQETLQQNGDVAIVYHLLDEKGPAHERQFHVDVEVEGRVLGTGFGKNKKAAEQAAAKAALARLKK from the coding sequence ATGGTTGCCTCAGAGTTTGTGAGTGAATTGCGTCAGCGTTATGGGATTGAATTTCACGATCTCAGTCTATTGGATGAAGCCTTCACGCATTCCTCGTATGTTAATGAACACAAAGAATTAGGGTTAAAAGATAACGAGCGACTTGAATTTCTTGGTGACGCGGTGCTTGAACTGACCGTTTCTGACTATCTATATCGTAAGTTTCCGGATAAGCCGGAAGGTGATCTGACCCGTATCCGTGCTGCCGCGGTTCAAACTGCAGCCTTTTCGGCGTTTTCAAAAGAGGCGCATTTTGATCGCTATATTAAGCTGGGAAAAGGTGAAGAAAAAGCCGGTGCCCGCAAGCGATTGACGTTGCTGGAAGACTTGTTTGAAGCATTTAACGGTGCCTTGTACTTGGATCAAGGCCGTAAAGCCAATATCAAATTTGCCGAACAGATCATTTTTCCTAAGATTGATGCCGGTGAGTTTTCGGCTAACCAGGATCATAAGACTGCATTACAGGAAACCCTGCAGCAAAATGGTGATGTGGCGATTGTGTATCACCTCCTGGATGAAAAAGGTCCTGCCCATGAACGGCAATTTCACGTTGATGTTGAAGTTGAAGGCCGAGTATTAGGGACCGGGTTCGGTAAGAATAAAAAAGCGGCTGAGCAAGCTGCAGCCAAGGCGGCTTTAGCCCGCTTGAAAAAGTAA
- a CDS encoding oligopeptide ABC transporter substrate-binding protein: protein MKKRSVLGMITLATALSITLVACGSKSSNSSSSTSNKAVKLPISYNNTKKAIKGGTLNVGVVDDSPFKGVFNEELYTDAYDNDYMYPAAESLFAYNSTFKFNNKGAATLKQDNNAKTVTVTIKPNVKWSDGQPVVARDLVYAYEIIANKATKSQRYTESLQNIEGLTEYHEGKADSISGLTMPKGDNGDTLVIHFKEMKPSFNTSGNGYFLESAAPYHYLHDVAFDKLESSDKIRKHPLFFGPYKMSKIVAGQSVQYTPNKYYWNGKPKLDKITFENVSSASSASALKNHKYDLVYEMPTDTWNDWKSVKGYQNLGRQGLIYTYIGFKLGKWDDSKSENVYNPKAKMANKSLRQAMGYALNNDEVASKFYNGTRSRATTLIPPIFGKAHADLKGYDLNIKKANSLLDKAGYKKGKDGYRTDPNGKKLTINFATMAGGSTATPLAQDYVQQWKKIGLRVKLTTGRPMEFNSFYDKVQKDDKSVDVYQAAWQLSSDPSPMDLYSQKAPFNYTRFVSDKNTQLLNDIDGSKAMNQSYRNKAFRAWQEYAQDEAFVIPTLYRQQIFPVNKRVKNASVDYASANNLNWAKIAVTSTSTAKN, encoded by the coding sequence ATGAAAAAGCGTTCTGTGCTCGGAATGATCACGCTCGCTACCGCTTTATCCATCACCTTGGTAGCCTGTGGCAGTAAGAGTTCGAACTCCAGCTCAAGTACATCTAATAAGGCTGTGAAATTACCGATCTCTTATAACAACACCAAAAAGGCAATTAAGGGTGGTACTCTTAATGTCGGTGTCGTTGACGACTCACCATTTAAGGGGGTTTTCAACGAGGAGCTTTATACGGATGCATATGATAATGATTATATGTATCCTGCGGCTGAAAGTCTTTTTGCTTACAACAGCACCTTTAAGTTCAACAACAAAGGTGCTGCCACATTGAAGCAAGACAATAATGCCAAAACAGTCACTGTAACGATTAAGCCAAATGTCAAGTGGTCGGATGGCCAACCGGTTGTTGCACGTGATTTGGTTTATGCATACGAGATCATTGCGAACAAAGCAACCAAGAGTCAACGTTATACTGAATCTCTCCAGAATATTGAAGGCTTAACCGAATACCATGAAGGTAAAGCCGATTCGATTTCTGGATTAACCATGCCTAAAGGTGACAATGGCGACACGCTGGTTATTCATTTCAAGGAAATGAAACCTTCGTTCAACACATCCGGCAATGGTTACTTCCTAGAAAGTGCCGCACCTTATCACTACTTGCATGACGTGGCTTTCGATAAGCTGGAATCAAGCGACAAGATTCGTAAGCATCCGCTTTTCTTTGGCCCATACAAGATGAGCAAGATTGTTGCAGGCCAAAGCGTTCAATATACGCCTAACAAGTATTATTGGAATGGCAAGCCTAAATTGGACAAGATCACCTTTGAGAATGTTTCTTCTGCTTCCAGTGCATCTGCGCTTAAAAATCACAAGTACGATCTGGTTTATGAAATGCCAACTGATACATGGAACGATTGGAAGAGTGTTAAGGGTTATCAAAACTTAGGTCGTCAAGGTCTGATTTATACTTACATCGGCTTTAAGTTAGGTAAATGGGACGATAGTAAGAGCGAAAATGTTTATAATCCTAAGGCAAAGATGGCCAACAAGAGCCTACGTCAGGCCATGGGTTATGCGCTCAACAATGATGAGGTTGCTTCTAAGTTCTACAATGGTACCCGTTCTCGTGCAACAACGTTGATTCCTCCTATCTTTGGTAAAGCTCATGCTGACCTCAAGGGTTATGATCTTAATATCAAGAAAGCTAATAGCTTACTTGACAAGGCTGGCTACAAGAAAGGCAAAGATGGTTATCGGACCGATCCGAATGGTAAGAAGTTGACTATTAACTTTGCTACCATGGCCGGTGGTTCAACGGCTACACCGTTGGCTCAAGATTATGTTCAGCAATGGAAGAAGATCGGCTTACGTGTCAAGTTAACAACCGGTCGTCCAATGGAATTCAATTCCTTCTATGACAAGGTTCAGAAGGATGATAAGAGCGTCGATGTTTATCAAGCTGCATGGCAATTGTCATCTGACCCATCACCAATGGATCTCTACTCACAAAAGGCACCATTTAACTACACGCGTTTCGTTTCGGACAAGAACACGCAATTGTTAAATGACATTGATGGCTCAAAGGCAATGAATCAGAGTTATCGGAACAAGGCCTTCCGGGCATGGCAAGAATACGCCCAAGATGAAGCCTTTGTTATCCCAACACTGTATCGTCAGCAAATCTTCCCGGTTAACAAGCGCGTGAAGAATGCTAGCGTTGACTATGCTTCGGCTAACAACCTGAACTGGGCTAAGATTGCTGTTACCAGCACCAGCACAGCGAAGAACTAG
- a CDS encoding ABC transporter permease — MQNNANEVAANTTKIGQSPSNFKVILNEFRKDRVAVVSLFLAVAIILAAFIGSMLFNVGGATQVSIMDRYTAPGVNGYILGTDEGGRDMFKYLFFAARNSITIGISVALIIEFVGVVLGTISGYFGGWIDSVIMRLVDFWMIIPSLLVIIVLVTIVPQYNVISIILIMSAFYWMTTTRLMRSLVLSEARSEYVMASKTSGTSNFKIMFTGVLPNISSLIITDLTLTIASSIGIETALSFLGFGLPMDTPSLGTLIGYASNPDLIFDRWWVWFPAVLVLLTLSLSINFVGQALRRAADSRQRRG; from the coding sequence ATGCAAAACAATGCAAATGAAGTGGCGGCTAACACCACAAAAATTGGACAATCACCTTCTAACTTCAAGGTGATTCTGAACGAATTCCGCAAAGACAGGGTTGCTGTGGTCTCACTATTCTTAGCGGTAGCCATTATTCTAGCTGCGTTTATTGGCTCAATGCTGTTTAACGTTGGCGGTGCAACACAGGTTAGTATCATGGATCGTTATACGGCACCTGGTGTCAATGGGTATATTCTCGGAACCGATGAAGGTGGCCGGGATATGTTCAAATATTTGTTCTTTGCTGCCCGCAACTCAATTACTATCGGGATTTCCGTTGCTTTAATCATCGAGTTTGTTGGCGTCGTGCTTGGAACAATTTCTGGATATTTCGGTGGTTGGATCGATTCTGTGATCATGCGACTAGTTGACTTTTGGATGATTATTCCGTCGTTGCTAGTTATCATTGTGTTAGTCACCATCGTTCCGCAGTATAACGTTATTAGCATCATTTTAATTATGTCTGCTTTTTACTGGATGACCACGACTCGACTAATGCGCTCGTTAGTGCTATCGGAAGCGCGTAGTGAATACGTCATGGCCTCAAAAACATCAGGAACATCGAACTTCAAAATCATGTTTACCGGTGTTTTGCCAAATATAAGTTCATTGATTATAACCGACTTAACCTTGACGATTGCCAGTTCTATTGGGATTGAGACGGCACTTTCTTTCTTGGGCTTTGGGCTACCAATGGATACACCTAGTTTGGGGACCTTAATCGGTTACGCTTCAAATCCTGATTTGATCTTTGATCGTTGGTGGGTTTGGTTCCCTGCAGTGCTGGTCTTGCTGACACTGTCACTATCAATTAACTTTGTGGGCCAGGCTTTGCGGCGCGCGGCGGATTCACGGCAGCGGCGTGGTTAA